A genomic window from Elaeis guineensis isolate ETL-2024a chromosome 3, EG11, whole genome shotgun sequence includes:
- the LOC140856011 gene encoding uncharacterized protein has product MSKKKHQERDIGWDHGEMLSVRHHWRCKWCNIEFKGGGVTRLKQHLAGGYPDVSMCQKYPQQVRQLMKKYFADSKAAKERAKQKKIEVDRRAAEPPSYHSRESDEASAPDDEAQIEAAIHASLTDQYQQEEMARYRDRFGPSCYESGSGSATGRGEFEFKRTISVREPGGRGSRRSMSSLLGAFGSRRSSRDIPAGASIQDLDPHALSSKDSKQQRIDSMLKKDKKKDVVSY; this is encoded by the coding sequence atgagtaagaagaaacatcaagagcgtgacatcggttgggatcatggcgagatgctctcggttcggcatcattggagatgcaaatggtgcaacatagagttcaagggaggaggagtgactaggttgaagcagcatctagctggtggttatcctgatgtgtcgATGTGTCAAAAATATCCGCAACAGgtccgacaattgatgaaaaagtactttgctgattcgaaagcagcgaaggaaagggcaaagcagaaaaagatcgaagtagaccgtcgagctgcagagccaccttcttatcactctagagagtcagatgaggcttctgctccagatgatgaggcacagattgaggctgccattcatGCGAGCTTGACGGATCAGTACCAACAGGAGGAGATGGCCCGGTACAGAGACCGATtcggaccatcatgctacgaatcagGATCTGGATCAGCGACTGGTAGGGGAGAATTCGAGTTCAAGAGGACTATCTCAGTCAGAGAGCCTGGTGGTAGAGGGAGTAGACGTagcatgtcttctttgttgggagcttttggcagtaggaggtcctccagagatattccagcaggagccagcattcaggatttggatccacatgctttgtcCAGCAAAGATTCAAAGCAGCAAagaattgacagtatgctgaaaaaagataagaagaaggatgtGGTGAGCTATTAG